From one Lysinibacillus sp. G4S2 genomic stretch:
- a CDS encoding CAP-associated domain-containing protein gives MKWHRVNADYAQFSLVGKHNSNEIGGYETRIGYSVFGVLIGANRTDVYKKYGLPLSAIHYQNTSYLLDYNDCEGNATHGTYLIDHHYVTFFYDLHKNNKVRSIIWINAETELSKSGYYGKPCNELRTGLEDLMVELINHERVIEGLQPLIYDKKCNHIARQHSSNMITHQFFSHKDHVGNHSNDRLTVSGVNYFWYGENLAHGQHNSIFAHEALMNSKGHRTNILRKEFTHIFVGVCFKDNGAPYYTVNFYSK, from the coding sequence ATGAAATGGCATCGAGTAAATGCGGACTACGCCCAATTCTCCCTCGTAGGAAAACATAATTCTAATGAGATTGGAGGATATGAAACACGTATTGGGTATAGCGTATTTGGTGTTCTTATCGGTGCCAATCGAACAGATGTGTATAAAAAATATGGTCTTCCGCTCAGTGCCATTCACTATCAAAATACAAGTTATTTACTCGATTATAATGATTGTGAAGGCAATGCTACACATGGGACCTATTTAATTGATCATCACTATGTTACTTTTTTCTATGATTTACACAAAAACAATAAAGTTCGTTCTATCATTTGGATTAATGCCGAAACAGAATTAAGTAAAAGTGGTTATTATGGTAAGCCTTGCAATGAACTACGAACAGGGCTTGAAGATTTAATGGTTGAACTTATTAATCATGAGCGAGTTATAGAAGGATTACAGCCACTTATTTATGATAAAAAATGTAATCACATTGCTCGACAGCACAGCAGCAATATGATTACACATCAATTTTTTAGCCATAAGGATCATGTAGGTAATCATTCCAATGACCGTCTCACTGTTAGTGGAGTTAATTACTTCTGGTATGGCGAAAATCTAGCCCATGGACAGCACAATAGTATTTTTGCCCATGAAGCACTGATGAATTCAAAAGGACATCGTACAAATATTTTAAGAAAAGAATTTACACATATTTTTGTTGGTGTCTGTTTTAAAGATAACGGTGCACCCTATTATACAGTTAACTTCTATTCTAAATAA